The proteins below come from a single Caulobacter flavus genomic window:
- a CDS encoding ATP-binding protein, with amino-acid sequence MLTKDITTLESIYDLIDNSIDAARDKLLSRPPVSTDKYGLPADYSGYRIALRFASDSISLLDNCSGIDQNTLINRAFVTGSLSSHSYGIGHFGIGLKRALLRLGKSYAISTDTGDFAAKLRFSDGNEGNLEAIRGPSSGSPKMLVRVSDLRTSVRQELTGGAWKTSVLRSLSRRYGLYIAKGLQITVQGSRVEPFGPQFRRTGPVATQASHFDLPDGGEAFIDAGMHEGYHLTDEPGYDKKRIADLTDQYGWYFVCNDRIIRIATHEPELGWTANWHQEYYGFVGWVRFVSEDAELLPWDTKKSSIDTSSAAFRAIQGKLQAFADAYKTEGRKARKERPTDSESPSKPKDGKKGKRGSSGKPSDSTGTPSEERPEAEDHNEHWSTLLPDLTVELDHPKVRALAYEARKLQIEHCYSGAMLFRSLIETALFENIKKAGRYSEVRESVFAEQAASGRPFDDAQKKGFRPTFRHALDWLNKQDDYFPDEVRRECVNARTKFGKHLRELNGVVHEGDLIDSGKLKIVRNDTLPLLRFLLLAPKRNS; translated from the coding sequence GTGCTCACCAAGGACATCACGACCCTGGAGAGCATCTATGACCTGATCGACAACTCCATCGACGCCGCGCGCGACAAGCTATTGTCGCGACCGCCCGTTTCCACAGACAAATACGGCCTTCCTGCAGATTATTCGGGCTACAGGATCGCGTTACGCTTCGCTTCAGACTCGATTTCTTTACTTGATAACTGCTCTGGCATTGACCAGAATACGCTGATCAACAGAGCCTTTGTGACAGGATCACTATCCTCTCACAGCTATGGGATCGGTCACTTCGGCATTGGACTGAAGCGCGCCCTGCTTCGCCTTGGGAAATCTTACGCGATCTCGACCGATACGGGCGATTTCGCTGCAAAGCTACGCTTTTCCGACGGTAACGAGGGCAATCTCGAAGCGATCCGCGGGCCTTCGTCGGGCAGCCCAAAGATGTTGGTGCGGGTTTCCGATCTGCGAACGAGCGTGCGACAGGAGCTGACAGGCGGTGCCTGGAAGACATCCGTGCTAAGATCGCTCTCCCGCCGATATGGGCTTTATATCGCCAAGGGCTTGCAGATCACCGTTCAGGGCTCCCGCGTCGAGCCCTTCGGCCCCCAGTTTCGCCGTACTGGCCCCGTTGCGACACAAGCATCGCACTTCGACCTACCTGATGGTGGCGAGGCATTTATCGATGCCGGCATGCACGAGGGCTATCATCTAACCGATGAGCCCGGATACGATAAAAAGCGGATCGCAGACCTGACTGATCAATACGGTTGGTACTTCGTTTGCAACGATCGCATCATTCGCATTGCTACGCACGAACCTGAACTAGGCTGGACCGCCAACTGGCACCAAGAGTATTATGGCTTTGTCGGCTGGGTCCGCTTTGTATCCGAAGATGCTGAGCTTTTGCCTTGGGATACAAAGAAATCTTCAATTGATACCAGTTCAGCGGCTTTCCGCGCGATTCAAGGAAAGCTGCAGGCATTTGCCGATGCATACAAAACTGAAGGCCGCAAGGCACGCAAGGAGCGTCCTACCGACAGCGAAAGCCCAAGCAAACCGAAAGACGGAAAGAAAGGCAAACGCGGAAGTAGCGGAAAGCCCAGCGACTCGACCGGCACCCCATCAGAGGAGCGTCCAGAGGCTGAGGACCACAACGAACATTGGTCCACGCTATTGCCCGACCTCACCGTTGAGCTCGACCACCCAAAGGTCAGAGCCTTGGCCTACGAAGCGCGAAAATTGCAGATTGAGCATTGCTACTCGGGGGCGATGCTCTTTCGATCGCTGATCGAAACTGCACTATTTGAAAATATCAAAAAGGCTGGACGTTACAGCGAAGTTCGCGAGAGCGTCTTCGCAGAACAAGCTGCATCAGGAAGGCCCTTTGACGACGCCCAAAAGAAAGGTTTCAGGCCGACCTTCCGCCATGCGCTCGATTGGTTGAACAAGCAGGACGACTATTTCCCCGATGAGGTTCGGCGTGAATGCGTAAATGCCAGAACAAAATTTGGAAAGCATTTGAGAGAACTAAATGGCGTGGTGCATGAAGGCGATCTTATTGATAGCGGTAAACTGAAGATCGTTAGAAATGACACGCTGCCGCTACTGCGCTTTTTGCTGTTAGCGCCCAAGCGAAACTCATAG
- a CDS encoding TniB family NTP-binding protein, which translates to MIETAVDNAQDYEHLHPKSRELVNLPVEERIIKRWRGMWINHKAADNLVATLDRYLVTPPSLRPRNLLIYGESGVGKSTILERWEKRVRTDNAKRVEAEDFDGVGDWAVLPTVRIQTPPAGDETKLYNNFLIEFGIRPSPSMGLAQKELLVRRLIAQCGVKVILMDEFHNALSGRFDKRLHFNVLIKNLTNETGVPIVAAGTEGVKLVFEKEDQLLRRFNFVQLERMKMDAEWRKILGAYNRLIPLRRPSDLAEAGLSERLYSLSKGVIGELSNLLHDAAVAAIETGEERITEAVVRSVR; encoded by the coding sequence ATGATCGAGACCGCCGTCGATAACGCTCAGGATTATGAGCACCTGCATCCCAAGTCGCGTGAGTTGGTGAACCTCCCGGTGGAGGAGCGCATCATCAAACGATGGCGGGGTATGTGGATCAACCACAAGGCGGCTGACAACCTGGTCGCGACGCTTGACCGTTACCTGGTCACGCCGCCGTCGCTTCGACCGCGCAATCTCCTGATTTATGGAGAGTCTGGCGTTGGAAAATCGACGATCCTGGAGCGCTGGGAGAAACGTGTTCGTACTGACAACGCCAAGCGTGTCGAAGCCGAGGATTTCGATGGAGTCGGCGATTGGGCCGTTCTGCCTACGGTCCGCATTCAGACACCGCCGGCGGGCGACGAGACCAAGCTCTATAACAACTTCCTCATCGAGTTTGGCATTCGGCCGTCTCCCTCCATGGGGTTGGCGCAGAAGGAGCTGCTAGTGAGGCGGTTGATCGCGCAATGCGGGGTCAAGGTCATCCTCATGGATGAGTTTCACAATGCGTTGTCGGGCCGCTTCGATAAGCGGCTGCACTTCAATGTGCTGATCAAGAACCTTACCAACGAGACCGGCGTACCGATCGTGGCGGCGGGGACAGAGGGGGTGAAGTTGGTTTTCGAGAAGGAAGATCAACTTCTGCGCCGCTTCAACTTCGTCCAGCTCGAGCGCATGAAGATGGATGCCGAGTGGCGCAAGATACTTGGTGCCTACAATCGGTTGATCCCGCTGCGCAGGCCCAGCGACTTGGCCGAGGCAGGCCTTTCCGAGCGTCTTTATTCGCTCTCAAAGGGGGTGATTGGCGAGCTGTCCAATCTACTTCATGACGCGGCGGTCGCCGCCATCGAGACTGGCGAGGAGCGCATTACCGAGGCTGTGGTTCGGTCAGTGCGATGA
- a CDS encoding TniQ family protein, with translation MIEEAEAVFRNWKESPDLTRSRPWPYRPAPWPDELLSSWFLRVAHGLTLKPYTLAHATWRSVPPLLTRDIDNMADPRIVGVMAAKVDVPVQRAWETTLAAYDGKLVERYAPGGRNAWILQVGVRHRVRGLGGLQYCPVCFTEHVYFRRAWRVGFVTTCPDHGLRLLDRCDQCGSTLEPHRSAALHLCPRCGLDLRQGSLIPASRRVIELQRRAQSVLARGWGHLGGQILGWSHLYFDTLRIVVKALSFGVRSQALRNAVARRHGGDPSSFPKGAKTSIEQMCVGDRHRVLDLAAPLMKAWPERLVEACQEARMWRSWILHDAHDPPFVIADVINEHLTLRFYKPSTQEIVAALAYLQGTGRPVLKADLMRLVGDCQEVNAIFQAHAIR, from the coding sequence ATGATCGAGGAGGCCGAGGCTGTCTTTCGTAACTGGAAGGAAAGCCCCGACCTCACCCGATCACGACCCTGGCCCTATCGGCCGGCGCCTTGGCCCGACGAGTTGCTGTCGTCTTGGTTTCTACGCGTTGCGCACGGGCTGACGCTCAAGCCCTACACCTTGGCTCATGCGACCTGGCGCTCGGTTCCGCCGCTGCTCACCCGCGACATCGACAACATGGCCGATCCGCGCATTGTCGGCGTCATGGCGGCGAAGGTCGATGTGCCGGTCCAGCGCGCCTGGGAAACCACCTTGGCCGCCTATGACGGCAAGCTCGTCGAGCGATATGCCCCCGGCGGCAGGAACGCTTGGATCCTGCAGGTGGGCGTGCGCCACCGCGTAAGAGGGCTAGGCGGCCTGCAATACTGCCCTGTTTGCTTTACCGAGCACGTCTACTTCCGTCGCGCCTGGCGCGTTGGTTTCGTTACGACCTGCCCCGACCATGGGCTGCGCTTGCTCGATCGCTGCGATCAATGCGGATCGACATTAGAGCCCCACAGATCCGCAGCGTTGCACCTCTGTCCTCGATGCGGTTTGGATCTTCGCCAAGGCAGTCTGATCCCGGCAAGCCGCCGGGTCATTGAGCTGCAACGCCGCGCGCAAAGCGTCCTGGCGCGTGGCTGGGGACATCTAGGAGGGCAGATCCTTGGCTGGAGCCACCTCTACTTCGACACCTTGCGGATCGTTGTGAAGGCTTTGTCCTTCGGTGTCCGGTCCCAAGCACTGCGCAACGCCGTCGCCCGACGTCATGGTGGAGACCCTTCATCGTTTCCCAAGGGGGCAAAGACCAGCATAGAGCAAATGTGCGTCGGTGATCGCCATCGTGTTCTCGACCTGGCCGCGCCGCTGATGAAGGCTTGGCCCGAGCGCTTGGTAGAGGCTTGCCAGGAAGCCCGAATGTGGAGGAGCTGGATCCTACACGACGCTCATGATCCGCCGTTCGTCATTGCCGACGTGATCAACGAGCACCTGACCCTTCGGTTCTACAAGCCAAGCACGCAGGAGATCGTCGCGGCCCTAGCCTATCTGCAGGGAACGGGGCGACCCGTGCTCAAGGCAGACCTCATGCGTCTCGTGGGAGACTGCCAGGAAGTGAACGCTATCTTCCAGGCCCACGCCATTCGCTGA